One Myxococcus stipitatus genomic region harbors:
- a CDS encoding integrase core domain-containing protein, producing the protein GVTPSFSRPRVSDDNAFSEALFRTLKYRPSFPQRPFASVEDAHGWVTRFVAWYNTEHRHSAIRFVTPDDRHFGREHALLARRREVYQRARDRHPERWSRDTRNWTPMGPVRLGPSPNLISAAQEMKRIG; encoded by the coding sequence GGCGTCACTCCGTCCTTCAGCCGGCCTCGTGTCTCGGACGACAACGCCTTCTCCGAAGCCCTCTTCCGCACGCTGAAGTACCGCCCCAGCTTCCCGCAGCGCCCCTTCGCGTCCGTCGAGGACGCGCACGGCTGGGTGACGCGCTTCGTAGCCTGGTACAACACCGAGCACCGCCACTCCGCTATTCGCTTCGTCACGCCTGACGACAGGCACTTCGGCCGCGAGCACGCGCTGCTGGCCAGACGCCGCGAGGTGTACCAACGCGCTCGCGACCGTCACCCCGAGCGCTGGAGCCGCGACACGCGCAACTGGACGCCGATGGGCCCCGTCCGTCTCGGCCCCTCTCCGAACCTCATCTCGGCAGCGCAGGAGATGAAGCGTATCGGCTGA